A DNA window from Gorilla gorilla gorilla isolate KB3781 chromosome 19, NHGRI_mGorGor1-v2.1_pri, whole genome shotgun sequence contains the following coding sequences:
- the LOC101135633 gene encoding formin-2 isoform X1 — translation MSSVGSVPAAHCPPWGLSPRLSVLCRVCVPAACCPPWGLSPRLAVLCGVCPPGLLSSVGSVPLAHCPLWGLSPWLAVLRGVCAPRLTVLGGVYPHCSLSSGQSDPLACYPPWGLSPRLAVLCVVCAPRLAVLCVVCAPRLTVLCGVCLPGSLSSVGSVPPDSLSSVGSVSPGSLSSVGSVSPARCPLWGLSPRLAVLCGVCAPWLTVLCGVCLPGSLSSVGSVPPDSLSSVGSVSPGSLSSVGSVSPARCPLWGLCPLTRCPLWGLCPLARCPLWDLSPRLAVLHCVSPPGSLSSVGSVPAAQCPLWGLSPLLTVLRGVCLPGSLSSVGSVSPRLAVLRGVCPRGSLSSVGSVPLACCPLWVLSPWLTVLCGVCPPGSLSSVGSVPPGSLSSVGSIPTAHCPLGSLTPWLAILHGVCPPGSLSSVWSVPPGSLSSVGSVPAPHCPPWGLCPPARCPWWGLSRLLTVLCAVCPPGLLSSMGSVPPGSLSSVGSVPAAHCPLCCSLSSVGSVPLACCPPWDLSPQLTVLCGVCDPGSLSSVGSVPLARCPLWDL, via the coding sequence ATGTCCTCTGTGGGGTCTGTCCCCGCTGCTCACTGTCCTCCGTGGGGTCTGTCTCCCCGGCTCTCTGTCCTCTGTAGGGTCTGTGTCCCCGCGGCTTGCTGTCCTCCGTGGGGTCTGTCCCCGCGGCTCGctgtcctctgtggggtctgTCCCCCTGGCTTGCTGTCCTCTGTGGGTTCTGTCCCCCTGGCTCActgtcctctgtggggtctgTCCCCCTGGCTCGCTGTCCTCCGTGGGGTCTGTGCCCCCCGGCTCACTGTCCTCGGTGGGGTCTATCCCCACTGCTCACTGTCCTCTGGGCAGTCTGACCCCCTGGCTTGCTATCCTCCATGGGGTCTGTCCCCCCGGCTCGCTGTCCTCTGTGTGGTCTGTGCCCCCCGGCTCGCTGTCCTCTGTGTGGTCTGTGCCCCCCGGCTCActgtcctctgtggggtctgtctccctggctcgctgtcctctgtggggtctgTGCCCCCTGACTCGctgtcctctgtggggtctgTGTCCCCTGGCTCGCTGTCCTCTGTGGGATCTGTCTCCCCGGCTCGctgtcctctgtggggtctgTCTCCCCGGCTCGctgtcctctgtggggtctgTGCCCCCTGGCTCActgtcctctgtggggtctgtctccctggctcgctgtcctctgtggggtctgTGCCCCCTGACTCGctgtcctctgtggggtctgTGTCCCCTGGCTCGCTGTCCTCTGTGGGATCTGTCTCCCCGGCTCGctgtcctctgtggggtctgTGCCCCCTGACTCGctgtcctctgtggggtctgTGTCCCCTGGCTCGCTGTCCTCTGTGGGATCTGTCTCCCCGCCTCGCTGTCCTCCATTGTGTCTCTCCCCCCGGCTCGctgtcctctgtggggtctgTCCCCGCTGCTCAATGTCCTCTGTGGGGTCTGTCCCCGCTGCTCACTGTCCTCCGTGGGGTCTGTCTCCCCGGCTCTCTGTCCTCTGTAGGGTCTGTGTCCCCGCGGCTTGCTGTCCTCCGTGGGGTCTGTCCCCGCGGCTCGctgtcctctgtggggtctgTCCCCCTGGCTTGCTGTCCTCTGTGGGTTCTGTCCCCCTGGCTCActgtcctctgtggggtctgTCCCCCTGGCTCGCTGTCCTCCGTGGGGTCTGTGCCCCCCGGCTCACTGTCCTCGGTGGGGTCTATCCCCACTGCTCACTGTCCTCTGGGCAGTCTGACCCCCTGGCTTGCTATCCTCCATGGGGTCTGTCCCCCCGGCTCGCTGTCCTCTGTGTGGTCTGTGCCCCCCGGCTCGctgtcctctgtggggtctgTCCCCGCTCCTCATTGTCCTCCGTGGGGTCTGTGCCCCCCGGCTCGCTGTCCTTGGTGGGGTCTGTCCCGGCTGCTCACTGTCCTCTGTGCGGTCTGTCCCCCTGGCTTGCTGTCCTCCATGGGATCTGTGCCCCCCGGCTCGCTGTCCTCGGTGGGGTCTGTCCCGGCTGCTCACTGTCCTCTGTGCTGCTCActgtcctctgtggggtctgTCCCCCTGGCTTGCTGTCCTCCATGGGATCTGTCTCCCCAGCTCActgtcctctgtggggtctgTGACCCTGGCTCGCTGTCCTCTGTGGGATCTGTGCCACTCGCTCGCTGTCCTCTGTGGGATCTGTGA
- the LOC101135633 gene encoding probable palmitoyltransferase ZDHHC11B isoform X4 yields the protein MSVHSPGQGPAPSAGNMAPGSAGPLAVSAGPGGCIPSPLGLCDSRRGRPSQDLTAQVLPFCVLQMDTRSGSQCSVTPEAILNNEKLVLPPRISRVNGWSLPLHYFQVVTWAVFVGLSSATFGIFIPLLPPAWKYIAYVVTGGIFSFHLVVHLIASCIDPADSNVRLMKNYSQPMPLFDRSKHAHVIQNQFCHLCKVTVPQHPSPASHSLLDALSPGRTGLVPPRHLASSDGPLALPQPAHLGPDRRSPIHPSRNKKTKHCISCNKCVSGFDHHCKWINNCVGSRNYWFFFSTVASATAGMLCLIAILLYVLVQYLVNPRVLRTDPKYEDVKNMNTWLLFLPLFPVQVQTLIVVIIGMLVLLLDFLGLVHLGQLLIFHIYLKAKKMTTFEYLINTRKEETSKHQAVRKDPYLQMDKGFLQQGDGALGSSAQGVKAKSSLLIHKHLCHFCTSVNQDGDSTARAASPHFPRISGNRLL from the exons ATGTCTGTTCATTCCCCTGGGCAGGGCCCTGCACCCTCTGCGGGGAACATGGCCCCAGGCAGTGCCGGGCCATTGGCTGTCAGTGCTGGTCCTGGCGGCTGCATTCCCAGTCCCCTTGGTCTCTGTGACAGTAGGCGGGGCCGGCCCTCCCAGGATCTGACGGCGCAGGTCCTCCCCTTCTGTGTCCTGCAGATGGACACCCGCTCCGGGAGCCAGTGTTCCGTCACCCCAGAAGCCATACTCAACAATGAAAAGCTGGTCTTGCCACCCCGCATCTCCAGAGTGAACGGCTGGTCGTTACCCCTGCACTACTTCCAGGTGGTGACCTGGGCTGTCTTCGTGGGCCTTTCCTCGGCCACCTTCGGGATCTTCATTCCCCTCCTGCCTCCGGCATGGAAATACATCGCCTACGTG GTGACCGGGGGGATCTTCTCCTTCCACCTCGTCGTCCACCTGATTGCCTCCTGCATCGACCCGGCCGACTCCAATGTCAGACTCATGAAGAACTATTCTCAGCCCATGCCCCTCTTCGACAGATCAAAACATGCACATGTGATCCAGAATCAGTTCTGCCACCTGTGCAAGGTCACCGT GCCTCAacacccttccccagcctcccattCCCTGCTGGACGCCCTCTCCCCAGGCCgcacagggctggttcctccgAGGCACCTGGCTTCCAGTGATGGACCTCTGGCCCTGCCCCAACCTGCGCACTTGGGGCCTGACAGGCGTTCCCCGATTCATCCCTCCAGgaacaagaaaaccaaacactgcatttcCTGCAATAAGTGCGTGTCTGGCTTCGACCACCACTGCAAATGGATCAACAACTGCGTGGGAAGCCGGAATTATTG GTTCTTCTTCAGCACTGTGGCCTCGGCCACAGCTGGCATGCTCTGCCTGATTGCCATCCTGCTGTACGTCCTCGTCCAGTACCTCGTGAACCCCAGGGTGCTCCGCACGGACCCCAAGTATGAAG ATGTCAAGAATATGAACACGTGGCTGCTGTTCCTCCCTCTGTTCCCGGTGCAGGTGCAGACCCTGATAGTCGTGATCATCGGGATGCTCGTGCTCCTGCTGGACTTTCTTGGCTTGGTGCACCTGGGCCAGCTGCTCATCTTCCACATCTACCTGA AGGCCAAGAAGATGACCACCTTTGAGTATCTAATTAATACCCGCAAAGAAGAGACTTCAAAACATCAAGCAGTGAGGAAAGATCCATACTTGCAAATGGACAAAGGATTTCTCCAG CAAGGAGACGGTGCCCTGGGCTCATCTGCACAGGG